The following coding sequences lie in one Rutidosis leptorrhynchoides isolate AG116_Rl617_1_P2 chromosome 4, CSIRO_AGI_Rlap_v1, whole genome shotgun sequence genomic window:
- the LOC139841352 gene encoding uncharacterized protein has protein sequence MYFHLYGPEYLRRPTAQDVQRLTTKHAQIHGFPGMLGSIDCMHWRWRNCPARWKGHYTRGDHGYPSIMLEAVASYDGWFWHAFFGTAGSNNDINVLNQSDLFSELLAGEAPPCTYTVNGCTFAKGYYLADGIYPEWSTIVKSFKNPIDPKQKKFKRYQESARKDIERAFGILQGRLQIVQRPARPYYIRKIRRILLSCVILNNMIIEDNGRSFCGLEENYRPVRRAPRSFQERVEAHMRVDAEIRDEGIHQLLKHMLVEHIHNLPPNYRIRHDPTRNPNNQDDAGPSHIPDDEDEEDQEDDDEE, from the coding sequence ATGTATTTCCACTTGTACGGTCCCGAATATTTGAGAAGACCAACTGCACAAGATGTGCAACGTTTGACCACTAAACATGCTCAAATACATGGTTTTCCGGGGATGTTAGgaagtattgattgtatgcattggagaTGGAGAAATTGTCCGGCACGTTGGAAGGGTCATTATACACGAGGTGACCATGGTTACCCTTCAATTATGCTTGAAGCGGTAGCATCGTATGATGGATGGTTTTGGCACGCGTTTTTTGGAACTGCCGGATCAAACAATGATATCAACGTACTAAATCAATCCGATTTGTTTAGTGAGTTATTAGCCGGTGAAGCACCACCATGTACGTATACGGTTAACGGATGTACGTTTGCCAAGGGTTATTATTTGGCGGATGGAATTTACCCGGAATGGTCTACAATAGTTAAGTCATTCAAAAATCCGATAGACCCgaaacaaaaaaaattcaaaagGTATCAAGAATcggcaagaaaagatattgaacgagCATTTGGAATACTACAAGGCCGATTGCAGATTGTTCAACGTCCGGCACGACCGTATTATATCCGCAAAATTAGAAGGATTTTGTTATCATGTgtgatattaaataatatgataatCGAGGACAACGGCCGTTCATTTTGTGGACTCGAGGAGAATTATCGTCCGGTTCGACGAGCACCGAGATCATTCCAAGAAAGGGTTGAAGCGCATATGCGAGTGGACGCGGAAATAAGAGATGAGGGCATTCATCAACTATTAAAACATATGCTTGTAGAACACATACATAATCTTCCACCAAATTATCGCATACGACATGATCCCACAAGAAATCCAAACAACCAAGATGATGCCGGACCTTCACACATTCCCGATGACGAGGATGAAGAAGATCAAGAAGACGACGATGAAGAATAG